One genomic region from Quercus robur chromosome 4, dhQueRobu3.1, whole genome shotgun sequence encodes:
- the LOC126721329 gene encoding uncharacterized mitochondrial protein AtMg00310-like translates to MSVFQLPMKLYDELDSLCAKFWWGQVGNERKIHWMNWDKLPTSKMEGGMGFRDLRDFNLAMLAKQGWRMLQGNDSLLYKCFKARYFPRSSFLDAKESLGCSYVWRSLVAAIPILRSGYCWRVGNGSSISVLGDKWIPNYPINKVLHPNNELVDEMAISELIDSDLHVWRSDVLMALFHREDVEITKILLSRRVVPNSISWLHNKNGKFTIKSAYKVARRMRGNGNRAESSGGL, encoded by the coding sequence ATGAGTGTCTTCCAACTTCCTATGAAATTATACGATGAACTGGATAGTTTATGTGCcaagttttggtggggtcaagtAGGCAAtgaaaggaaaattcattggatgAATTGGGATAAGCTCCCAACTTCAAAGATGGAGGGTGGTATGGGGTTTAGAGATTTGAGAGACTTTAATTTAGCAATGTTGGCTAAACAAGGGTGGAGAATGCTTCAAGGCAATGACTCATTGTTATACAAGTGCTTCAAAGCAAGGTATTTCCCTCGGTCCTCTTTTCTTGATGCTAAAGAATCTCTTGGGTGTTCTTATGTGTGGAGGAGTTTGGTGGCTGCAATTCCCATTCTTAGATCGGGTTATTGTTGGAGGGTGGGCAATGGGTCTTCAATAAGTGTTTTAGGGGATAAATGGATTCCCAATTACCCCATAAATAAAGTTCTTCATCCAAATAATGAGCTGGTTGATGAGATGGCTATATCAGAATTAATTGATTCGGATTTGCATGTATGGAGAAGTGATGTGCTCATGGCTTTGTTCCATAGAGAAGATGTTGAAATTACCAAGATTCTGCTAAGCAGAAGGGTTGTTCCAAATTCAATTAGTTGGCTGCACAATAAAAATGGGAAGTTCACTATAAAGTCTGCATACAAGGTAGCAAGAAGAATGAGAGGCAATGGGAATCGGGCTGAATCTTCAGGGGGTTTGTAG